The proteins below come from a single Planctomycetota bacterium genomic window:
- a CDS encoding winged helix-turn-helix domain-containing protein, which produces MNPAKRDRIRNALRSLAESHAATIKLMEEMSALISEELALDPFTFWKSRPMQPDSANPNDGLQIDREHFTISFDGRTCFFGNSLGFRLLERLARRPNVYLSYEELLAAVWDGVRTDSAVRAGVKRLRDKLRRLEMAKLADAVDGSVSGRYALRLNN; this is translated from the coding sequence ATGAATCCTGCAAAACGCGACCGAATTCGGAACGCCCTACGTTCTCTGGCTGAATCACATGCCGCCACGATCAAGCTCATGGAGGAGATGTCAGCGCTCATCAGTGAAGAGCTGGCGCTCGACCCGTTCACCTTCTGGAAATCCCGGCCAATGCAGCCAGATTCTGCAAACCCCAACGACGGACTCCAGATCGACCGGGAACATTTTACGATCTCCTTCGATGGTCGGACCTGCTTCTTCGGGAATTCGCTCGGCTTTCGACTGCTGGAGCGACTTGCACGTCGTCCGAATGTCTACCTGAGTTACGAAGAACTCCTAGCAGCGGTCTGGGATGGTGTGCGTACCGATTCCGCTGTTCGAGCTGGCGTTAAACGTTTACGGGACAAGCTTCGGCGTCTCGAAATGGCCAAGCTCGCCGATGCAGTCGATGGCTCGGTCTCTGGTCGCTACGCCCTGCGACTCAATAACTAG
- a CDS encoding type IV toxin-antitoxin system AbiEi family antitoxin, which yields MASPTLENWVDAQQARGKYAFLRKEALAESGLSPEATKKALQRLAARGRIAQAKEYFFVVVPLEYATAGGPPASWFIHPLMAAMGRPYYVGLLTAAGLHGASHHQPQESQVITDRPIRPITVGRSHIRFFKSRFVEEVATTNVKTPTGSMRVSTPEATAVDLVRFAKVAGQLDNVATVIAELAGKIDPKRLVAAAKVVGDVPNAQRLGYIFDRVHARRLAGTLKSWVDDQSPKPVQLRSNRRGKEGQEDRRWHVLVDQPLDIEA from the coding sequence ATGGCCTCTCCAACGCTGGAAAACTGGGTCGACGCCCAACAAGCCCGCGGAAAATACGCGTTCCTCCGCAAGGAGGCACTCGCGGAGAGTGGCCTGTCGCCCGAGGCGACGAAAAAGGCCCTGCAACGGCTGGCCGCGCGTGGGCGTATCGCCCAGGCCAAGGAGTACTTCTTCGTTGTCGTTCCGTTGGAATACGCAACGGCGGGGGGGCCTCCCGCCTCTTGGTTCATTCACCCGCTGATGGCCGCAATGGGACGGCCGTACTACGTGGGGCTGCTCACGGCTGCCGGATTGCACGGCGCATCCCATCACCAACCCCAGGAATCACAGGTCATCACGGACCGACCGATTCGACCGATCACGGTGGGGCGCTCGCACATTCGGTTCTTCAAGAGCCGCTTCGTGGAAGAAGTGGCCACGACGAACGTCAAAACGCCCACGGGTTCGATGCGCGTTTCGACGCCGGAAGCAACGGCCGTCGACCTGGTACGCTTCGCCAAGGTCGCTGGCCAACTCGACAACGTGGCGACGGTGATTGCGGAACTGGCGGGCAAGATTGATCCGAAGCGACTCGTTGCCGCCGCCAAAGTCGTCGGCGATGTACCGAACGCGCAGCGACTTGGATACATCTTTGATCGAGTCCATGCCCGGCGGTTGGCGGGGACGCTTAAGAGTTGGGTCGATGATCAATCACCGAAGCCGGTACAATTGCGGTCGAACCGGCGTGGGAAAGAAGGCCAGGAAGACCGTCGTTGGCACGTTCTCGTCGATCAACCCTTGGACATTGAAGCGTGA
- a CDS encoding nucleotidyl transferase AbiEii/AbiGii toxin family protein yields the protein MIPPANITAWRSVVPWADDAQVEQDLVLSRAAVELFADQELASKLALRGGTALHKLVLEPARYSEDIDLVQTEAAPIGSILDAIRAKLDPWLGEPHRDRGPGTVTLTYRFESEIAPVRPLRLKVEINTREHFAILGLQRRPLDVQNPWFAGACEIVTFANNELMGTKMRALYQRRKGRDLFDLWLCLDRGLIDPQAVVDCFLEYMRREHHQITRAHYEENLYNKEQDKAFMGDIGPLLRPGLGYDPVVAMAAVRSALVERLPGDPWHGH from the coding sequence GTGATCCCTCCAGCAAACATCACGGCGTGGCGCAGCGTTGTGCCCTGGGCGGATGACGCACAAGTCGAACAAGACTTGGTGCTGTCTCGCGCTGCTGTCGAGTTGTTTGCTGATCAGGAACTCGCAAGCAAGCTCGCTTTGCGCGGCGGCACGGCGCTTCACAAATTGGTTCTGGAGCCGGCGCGTTATTCTGAAGACATCGACTTGGTGCAAACCGAGGCGGCCCCCATCGGATCGATCCTGGATGCAATTCGAGCCAAACTCGACCCTTGGCTAGGTGAGCCACATCGAGATAGGGGCCCAGGCACGGTGACGTTAACCTACCGCTTCGAATCGGAAATCGCCCCTGTCCGCCCGTTGCGGCTCAAGGTCGAGATCAATACGCGGGAGCATTTTGCGATCCTTGGCCTGCAGCGCCGGCCGCTGGATGTACAGAACCCGTGGTTCGCGGGGGCGTGCGAAATCGTCACCTTCGCCAACAACGAACTGATGGGGACCAAAATGCGAGCGCTTTACCAGCGCCGCAAAGGTCGCGACCTATTCGACCTTTGGCTTTGCCTTGACCGTGGCCTGATCGATCCCCAGGCGGTAGTCGACTGCTTCTTGGAATACATGCGGCGCGAGCACCACCAGATCACGCGGGCCCACTACGAAGAGAATCTGTACAACAAAGAGCAGGACAAGGCGTTCATGGGGGACATCGGTCCCTTGCTACGGCCCGGTCTTGGGTACGACCCTGTTGTCGCGATGGCGGCGGTGCGCAGCGCATTGGTTGAACGGTTGCCGGGCGATCCTTGGCACGGCCACTGA
- a CDS encoding NACHT domain-containing protein: MPKAQPAEIATKDRVLAALRLMSERQLRETIVIPLLKAMGATHLEHVHGPFERGKDFIFVMPDSFRDPILSVIQVKNSEFSGSFSSESSVSTALQQLLHCAETKVLSPLTNQKELPKEVLFITTYNLPDAPLADADLLLDKVRRQSKIIGPEKLVALIHDCVPELYATLAYPGTSLSTATRAYVSLHREWHAFELAQQRPLESFYVNLSASPVGGDFGSLLSGKLQLSGRTGFTIRRDDFNAIQALYCQVPKLHTVPPLLDPIKSRYSGANSKTKSSSATSEAESTQLLEDVSFRRPNLAAFIEKLQERISGAEAAKDCALIDDIAVSGAVVNSLVRVCDKDMFVPSSDETSPRALVIPDVCPDVLVSAENHIAIVADAGSGKTCFAQRLADAAIEKGISCIYFPCSRIESPDTSLFEALDAFLQSLKATDPGVPIADVLSATQLVIIDGADEAATFGPALGKQILAMLHIPKEVRVDGSYGRECRVPTEFHDVILLRDDTKKKGCHLGISRPIRAMDYRQLSAMNAGTPFETAFETLRSEAASKSPRLIITSRDIANLQLPAIWAVTNLLPFTEEQLDAFMNKWFELSPTKLDEIRVFFGKNSHIRAVCANPMTATIVASLHENDFGLPHSRAEVYERRFELLLERWDRQRQVKRPRRIVKSDKRHFLKRLAYSLHLKHRRRFDKRTAAKIWNASFAKTYENLAIEDVIDELRLCDSIIVPEGVGEYSLGHLSYQEYLTAEHVVSGQQLEVLVDNFHDPWWRNVILFHAGITGNVNKLLTQVHRRYPLGREDDLLDEMMLEARYTPEVVRQLVEEFREDENVTCDNDEN, translated from the coding sequence ATGCCAAAAGCGCAACCCGCTGAAATTGCCACAAAAGATCGCGTGCTGGCTGCATTACGTCTAATGAGCGAACGGCAGCTCCGCGAAACCATCGTGATTCCACTACTCAAGGCTATGGGAGCAACCCACCTCGAGCATGTTCATGGGCCATTTGAGCGAGGGAAAGATTTTATTTTTGTGATGCCCGATTCGTTCCGTGATCCAATTCTCAGCGTCATACAAGTCAAGAATTCTGAATTCTCGGGCTCATTTTCGTCGGAGTCGTCGGTAAGTACGGCCTTGCAGCAACTATTGCATTGCGCGGAAACCAAGGTCCTTAGCCCATTAACCAACCAAAAGGAACTCCCCAAAGAAGTTCTGTTTATCACCACGTATAACTTGCCTGATGCGCCACTCGCGGATGCAGATCTCCTTCTCGACAAGGTCCGACGACAGTCGAAAATCATCGGTCCGGAAAAACTTGTGGCGCTCATTCACGATTGCGTACCAGAATTATACGCAACACTCGCATATCCAGGCACGAGCCTATCAACTGCGACGCGTGCTTACGTTTCCCTCCACCGCGAATGGCATGCGTTCGAATTGGCCCAGCAAAGGCCCCTCGAGTCGTTTTATGTGAATCTTAGTGCGTCTCCTGTTGGGGGCGACTTCGGCTCATTGCTATCAGGCAAGCTGCAATTAAGTGGACGCACCGGATTCACTATTCGCCGCGATGACTTTAACGCGATACAAGCGCTTTACTGCCAGGTGCCCAAGCTTCATACCGTTCCGCCACTCCTCGACCCGATCAAGAGTCGTTATAGCGGCGCTAACTCGAAAACGAAAAGTAGTAGTGCAACCAGCGAAGCAGAATCCACTCAGCTACTGGAGGACGTCAGTTTTCGGCGACCAAATCTCGCTGCGTTCATTGAGAAATTGCAGGAACGTATCTCCGGAGCAGAGGCAGCCAAAGATTGTGCGCTCATCGACGATATTGCGGTGAGCGGCGCAGTGGTGAATTCGCTCGTTCGCGTCTGTGATAAAGATATGTTTGTTCCCTCTTCAGACGAAACCTCACCTCGTGCGCTCGTGATACCTGACGTGTGTCCGGACGTATTGGTTAGTGCAGAAAACCACATTGCAATAGTTGCCGATGCGGGCTCTGGAAAGACGTGCTTTGCTCAGCGGTTGGCGGATGCTGCGATTGAGAAGGGAATTTCCTGCATCTACTTTCCGTGCAGTCGCATTGAATCACCTGACACAAGTCTCTTCGAGGCATTGGATGCGTTTCTTCAATCGTTAAAGGCCACCGACCCAGGCGTTCCGATTGCGGACGTTCTGTCCGCGACACAACTGGTCATTATTGACGGCGCCGACGAAGCTGCGACTTTCGGGCCGGCACTTGGCAAGCAAATACTTGCGATGCTTCATATTCCCAAAGAAGTGCGAGTTGACGGAAGCTATGGTCGCGAATGTCGTGTGCCGACAGAATTTCACGACGTGATTCTCCTCCGCGATGATACAAAGAAGAAAGGATGCCATTTAGGCATCAGTCGCCCAATTCGCGCGATGGACTACAGGCAACTCAGCGCGATGAACGCGGGAACACCTTTTGAGACTGCTTTTGAGACCCTACGTTCCGAGGCCGCAAGTAAGTCGCCTAGACTGATTATTACGTCGCGCGATATCGCGAATCTGCAACTACCCGCCATATGGGCCGTGACGAACTTACTTCCGTTTACTGAAGAGCAGCTAGACGCGTTCATGAATAAATGGTTCGAGTTGAGCCCAACCAAACTCGACGAAATCAGGGTGTTCTTTGGCAAGAACAGCCATATTCGGGCTGTGTGTGCCAATCCGATGACGGCCACAATCGTAGCTTCGCTACATGAAAATGACTTCGGCCTGCCACACTCCCGGGCAGAAGTGTATGAGCGAAGGTTTGAATTGCTATTGGAGCGATGGGACCGTCAGCGGCAAGTTAAACGTCCTAGACGCATAGTCAAGTCCGACAAGCGCCATTTTCTTAAGCGGCTCGCGTACTCCCTCCACTTGAAGCACCGTCGTCGATTCGATAAACGGACCGCCGCAAAGATTTGGAATGCGTCGTTCGCCAAGACATACGAGAACTTGGCGATCGAAGACGTTATCGACGAACTTCGCCTTTGCGATAGCATTATTGTGCCCGAAGGAGTTGGGGAATACTCTCTTGGTCACCTCTCCTATCAGGAATACCTAACCGCCGAACATGTCGTTTCCGGCCAGCAATTGGAGGTGCTGGTAGATAATTTTCATGATCCGTGGTGGAGAAACGTCATCCTTTTTCACGCAGGCATTACCGGTAATGTTAACAAGCTTCTGACGCAGGTGCACAGGCGTTATCCATTAGGCCGTGAAGACGATCTCTTGGACGAAATGATGCTCGAGGCGCGGTACACGCCTGAAGTCGTTCGTCAGCTAGTCGAAGAATTCAGAGAAGACGAAAATGTAACTTGCGACAATGACGAGAACTAA
- a CDS encoding ascorbate-dependent monooxygenase, giving the protein MSSFYSLLFVALTATPTPAASSPITYAQHVAPILWSNCAGCHRPGEVGPFSLLKYEDAAKRADFLASITAERRMPPWKAAEGFGEFKDEHRLTPQEIDLIGRWAAAGAPEGNPTDLPEPPKFVDGWQLGEPDLVLEMKEEFTVPADGRDIYQCFVIPIPIDENKTVAAVEFRPGNRRVVHHGILYLDSNGAARAKDDKEPGQGYRSFGGPGILPTGGLGGWAPGVTTRKLPEGVGKYLRKGCDLVMQIHYHPSGKVEQDRSRVGIYFAKTEAKLLLGGLSIVSRGLNIPPGADKHRVTAKCEPLPVDIKALAVYPHMHLLGRQMKVYAETPDGKQLPMVWVKDWDFNWQGSYVFAQPQRLPKGSVIHVEAEYDNSESNPHNPNSPPKLVTWGEETTDEMCLLTCVLVTDTMDDLRQIVKMRNGWLGAALAGGANLADIDALTKTTSSSPDDLIVSVLLEQVLNKGFKIPDVGKGQLTQYDKNGDGWMDRAEFDAAPAVVQVLIRETAKSHIREELARLKK; this is encoded by the coding sequence ATGTCGAGTTTCTATTCGCTGCTCTTCGTCGCGCTGACCGCCACGCCGACTCCGGCGGCTTCGTCGCCGATCACTTACGCCCAGCATGTCGCGCCGATTCTGTGGAGCAACTGCGCCGGGTGCCATCGGCCCGGCGAGGTGGGCCCCTTTTCGCTGTTGAAGTACGAGGATGCCGCTAAGCGAGCCGACTTCCTGGCCTCGATTACCGCCGAACGAAGGATGCCCCCTTGGAAGGCTGCCGAAGGATTCGGCGAGTTCAAGGATGAGCACCGGCTGACTCCGCAAGAAATCGACCTGATCGGCCGGTGGGCCGCGGCCGGAGCGCCGGAAGGGAACCCCACCGATCTGCCCGAGCCCCCCAAGTTCGTCGACGGCTGGCAACTGGGCGAGCCCGATCTGGTGCTAGAGATGAAAGAAGAGTTCACCGTGCCAGCCGACGGCCGCGACATTTACCAGTGCTTCGTCATTCCGATTCCCATCGACGAGAACAAGACCGTGGCGGCCGTCGAGTTCCGGCCGGGCAATCGTCGCGTCGTCCATCACGGCATCTTGTACTTGGACTCGAACGGCGCCGCCCGAGCCAAGGACGACAAGGAGCCCGGCCAAGGCTACCGCAGCTTTGGCGGCCCGGGCATCTTGCCGACCGGCGGCCTGGGGGGCTGGGCGCCGGGCGTGACGACGCGGAAACTGCCCGAAGGGGTCGGCAAGTATCTGCGCAAAGGGTGCGATCTGGTCATGCAGATCCACTATCACCCCAGTGGCAAGGTCGAACAGGATCGCTCGCGCGTCGGCATTTACTTTGCCAAGACCGAGGCCAAGCTGCTACTCGGCGGGCTGTCGATCGTCAGCCGGGGATTGAACATTCCGCCCGGCGCCGACAAGCATCGCGTGACGGCCAAATGTGAACCGCTGCCCGTCGATATCAAAGCCCTGGCCGTTTATCCGCACATGCACCTGCTAGGCCGACAGATGAAAGTCTATGCCGAAACGCCCGACGGCAAGCAGTTGCCGATGGTGTGGGTGAAGGACTGGGACTTCAATTGGCAAGGTTCCTACGTGTTTGCCCAGCCGCAGCGATTGCCCAAGGGGTCGGTCATTCACGTCGAAGCCGAGTACGACAACTCGGAGAGCAATCCGCACAATCCGAACTCGCCGCCGAAGTTGGTTACCTGGGGCGAAGAGACCACCGACGAGATGTGTCTGCTCACCTGCGTGCTCGTGACCGACACGATGGACGATCTGCGCCAGATCGTGAAGATGCGAAACGGCTGGCTGGGGGCGGCCCTGGCGGGCGGGGCGAACCTCGCCGACATCGACGCCCTGACGAAGACCACTTCAAGCTCGCCCGACGATCTGATCGTCTCGGTCCTGTTGGAACAGGTGCTCAACAAGGGCTTCAAGATTCCCGATGTGGGGAAAGGGCAACTGACCCAGTACGACAAGAACGGCGATGGCTGGATGGACCGCGCCGAGTTCGACGCTGCGCCGGCCGTAGTTCAGGTCTTGATTCGCGAGACAGCCAAAAGCCACATCCGCGAAGAGCTCGCCCGCTTGAAGAAGTGA
- a CDS encoding DUF1559 domain-containing protein — translation MLLVAGIGIAVVIAITLVIRVIADARARSDKLRCSQLPAALRTKLATADCPYDYARPSSNHVGGVNVAYCDGHIQFLSDETEYFVYCLLMSPDGKSAKPPGKTDPIKTGWFGLSVDVSRLNR, via the coding sequence ATGCTGCTCGTTGCCGGAATCGGTATCGCCGTCGTGATTGCAATCACGCTGGTGATTCGCGTCATCGCTGATGCCCGCGCTAGGTCTGACAAGCTGCGCTGTTCGCAGCTGCCAGCCGCGCTGCGTACCAAGCTTGCCACTGCCGACTGTCCGTACGATTATGCTCGACCGTCTTCAAACCATGTCGGTGGTGTCAACGTGGCTTACTGCGATGGTCATATCCAGTTTCTTAGCGACGAGACGGAATACTTCGTCTACTGCCTTTTGATGTCCCCGGACGGAAAGAGCGCAAAACCTCCAGGAAAGACAGACCCTATCAAGACCGGATGGTTTGGCCTTTCCGTCGACGTGAGCAGGCTCAATCGGTAG
- a CDS encoding response regulator produces the protein MTKILVVDDSVVERHLVRGLLKTLGEVEVEFAENGVQAVERVEHAPPDLVLTDLMMPEMNGLELVNVIRERFCDVPIILLTAFGNETLAVTALEQGAACYVPKSQQTEILADTVQRVLARREADRRRERVVRCIGAMTCYFILENDPSLIRPLVDVVQQQLAEMGLFDPVERINVGLALEEAITNAMGHGNLELSQQEMAAEPLLSPEGDHPRIAARCSSPPYCNRKVTVTTHLSTFGARFDIGDEGHGFKPQEVLDREVTNSFDEGHGRGLLMMHKSMDEVSYNETGNHVTLIRRCHDAAKNTMSTHGA, from the coding sequence ATGACCAAAATTCTGGTGGTTGACGATTCGGTGGTCGAGCGGCATCTGGTGCGAGGGCTGCTCAAAACGCTGGGGGAAGTGGAAGTCGAGTTCGCTGAAAACGGCGTGCAGGCCGTCGAGCGCGTCGAGCACGCGCCCCCCGATCTGGTGTTGACCGATCTGATGATGCCCGAGATGAATGGGCTGGAACTGGTCAACGTGATTCGCGAGCGATTCTGTGACGTGCCGATCATTCTGCTGACCGCCTTCGGCAACGAGACGTTGGCCGTGACGGCCCTGGAGCAAGGGGCCGCCTGCTACGTTCCCAAGTCGCAACAAACCGAAATCCTGGCCGACACGGTGCAGCGGGTTCTCGCGCGGCGCGAGGCCGATCGCCGGCGCGAGCGGGTGGTGCGCTGCATCGGCGCGATGACGTGCTACTTCATCCTGGAAAACGACCCCTCGTTGATTCGGCCGCTGGTCGATGTGGTGCAACAGCAGTTGGCCGAGATGGGCTTGTTCGACCCCGTCGAACGAATCAACGTCGGGCTGGCGCTCGAAGAAGCGATCACCAACGCCATGGGACACGGCAATCTAGAGCTCAGCCAGCAGGAAATGGCGGCCGAGCCGTTGCTGTCCCCCGAAGGGGACCATCCACGGATTGCCGCGCGGTGCTCCTCGCCGCCGTACTGCAACCGCAAGGTCACCGTGACGACGCACCTTTCAACATTCGGCGCCCGCTTCGACATCGGTGACGAAGGACACGGCTTCAAGCCGCAAGAAGTGCTCGATCGCGAAGTGACGAACAGCTTTGACGAAGGACACGGGCGCGGCTTGCTGATGATGCACAAGAGTATGGACGAGGTCTCGTACAACGAGACGGGCAATCACGTGACGCTGATTCGCCGCTGCCACGACGCCGCGAAAAACACAATGTCCACGCACGGGGCGTAG
- a CDS encoding thioredoxin family protein, translated as MNRFNFLLNAVVVLLTVGAGGYLAYESGFGFGPIRATPDDPWFRATVLESKQPVIVKFGADWCPPCRMLEPELDRLASSGQVAVVKIDVGRNHALARHYRVSSIPDVYLFHNGAAVAHRVGFVDHDQLRKWIDRQLAK; from the coding sequence ATGAACCGCTTCAACTTCCTGCTCAATGCCGTGGTAGTGCTCTTGACCGTCGGCGCCGGCGGATACCTGGCCTATGAGTCGGGCTTTGGCTTCGGGCCGATTCGCGCGACGCCCGACGACCCCTGGTTTCGGGCCACGGTGCTCGAAAGCAAGCAACCGGTGATCGTGAAGTTCGGCGCCGATTGGTGTCCGCCCTGCCGGATGCTCGAACCGGAACTCGATCGACTGGCCAGCAGCGGCCAGGTGGCGGTGGTCAAGATCGACGTCGGGCGGAACCACGCCCTAGCGCGACATTATCGCGTGTCGTCGATTCCCGATGTCTATCTGTTCCACAACGGCGCGGCCGTCGCCCACCGGGTCGGCTTTGTCGACCACGACCAGTTGCGGAAATGGATCGATCGACAGTTGGCCAAGTAG
- a CDS encoding STAS domain-containing protein — MLDFEYERAGQNNDILVVVLSGTLDEQTCGYLMECVKEDVLEGSTKMILDCERLDFISSMGLAMLVRVSSRMKKLNGDVKLAAVQGLVAQAIHAVRLNLLFQIYPTVDDAIAAHGG, encoded by the coding sequence ATGCTTGACTTTGAATACGAACGAGCCGGTCAGAACAACGATATTCTGGTGGTGGTCCTCTCGGGCACCCTCGACGAGCAGACGTGCGGCTACCTGATGGAATGCGTCAAAGAGGACGTGCTCGAAGGCTCCACGAAAATGATCTTGGACTGCGAGCGGCTCGATTTCATTTCCAGCATGGGCTTGGCCATGCTCGTCCGGGTGAGCTCGCGCATGAAGAAACTGAACGGCGACGTGAAGCTGGCGGCCGTCCAAGGCCTGGTGGCCCAGGCGATTCACGCCGTCCGGCTGAATCTGCTGTTTCAGATTTACCCGACGGTCGACGATGCCATTGCCGCCCACGGCGGGTGA
- the katG gene encoding catalase/peroxidase HPI produces the protein MSTEAQRPAQHVAGGGTSNRDWWPKELRLDLLSQHSARSNPMGEDFDYAAEFKTLDLAAVKKDLAALMTESQSWWPADFGHYGPLFIRMAWHSAGTYRTGDGRGGGGRGQQRFAPLNSWPDNVSLDKARRLLWPIKQKYGRKLSWADLIILTGNVALETMGFKTFGFGGGREDVWEPDQDVYWGVEKTWLGDERYTGDRNLENPLAAVQMGLIYVNPEGPNGKPDPVAAARDIRETFKRMAMNDEETVALIAGGHTFGKTHGAAPATNVGLDPEAAGLDEQGLGWKNSFRSGVGGDAITSGLEVTWTTTPTKWSNNFFQNLFGYEWELTKSPAGANQWVAKGASATIPDAHDPAKKRLPTMLTTDLALRMDPAYEKISRRFLGHPEQLAEAFARAWFKLTHRDMGPRARYLGPEVPSEELIWQDPIPAANHPPVDAKDIAALKSKVLAAGLTVSQLVSTAWAAASTYRGSDKRGGANGARIRLAPQKDWAVNQPAQLAQVLKKLEEIQAAFNGAQSGGKRVSLADLIVLAGCAGVEQAAKNAGHEVTVPFTPGRMDASAAQTDVESFAVLEPIADGFRNYLKGKYTVSAEALLVDKAQLLTLTAPEMTVLVGGLRVLNTNVGGAKHGLWTKRPEALSNDFFVHLLDMRTEWKPTSPAADTFEGRDRKTGEVKETGTRVDLVFGSNSQLRALAEVYGSADAGKKFVQDFVAAWDKVMNLDRFDLR, from the coding sequence ATGTCCACCGAAGCTCAACGCCCCGCCCAGCATGTCGCCGGCGGCGGCACGTCGAATCGTGACTGGTGGCCGAAGGAATTGCGGCTTGACCTGCTGAGCCAACACTCGGCCCGGTCGAATCCCATGGGCGAGGACTTCGACTACGCGGCGGAATTCAAAACGCTGGACCTGGCGGCCGTCAAGAAAGACCTCGCCGCGCTGATGACCGAATCGCAATCCTGGTGGCCCGCCGACTTTGGCCACTATGGTCCGCTGTTCATTCGCATGGCCTGGCACAGCGCCGGCACCTATCGCACCGGCGACGGCCGTGGCGGCGGGGGGCGAGGCCAGCAACGCTTCGCGCCGCTGAACAGTTGGCCCGACAACGTCAGTCTCGACAAAGCCCGCCGGCTCCTCTGGCCGATCAAGCAAAAGTATGGCCGCAAGCTCTCGTGGGCCGACCTGATCATTCTGACCGGGAACGTCGCACTGGAAACGATGGGCTTCAAGACGTTCGGCTTTGGCGGCGGGCGTGAGGACGTGTGGGAGCCGGACCAGGACGTCTATTGGGGCGTCGAGAAGACCTGGCTCGGCGACGAACGCTACACCGGCGATCGCAACCTGGAGAACCCGCTGGCGGCCGTGCAGATGGGGCTGATCTACGTGAACCCCGAAGGGCCGAACGGCAAACCCGATCCGGTGGCCGCGGCGCGCGACATTCGCGAGACGTTCAAGCGAATGGCGATGAACGACGAAGAAACGGTGGCGCTGATCGCCGGCGGGCACACCTTTGGCAAAACTCACGGCGCGGCTCCGGCCACGAACGTGGGGCTCGATCCCGAAGCGGCCGGCCTCGACGAGCAAGGGCTGGGTTGGAAGAACAGTTTTCGCAGCGGTGTCGGCGGCGACGCGATCACCAGCGGCCTGGAAGTCACCTGGACCACCACGCCCACCAAGTGGAGCAACAACTTCTTCCAGAACTTGTTCGGCTACGAGTGGGAGCTGACCAAGAGCCCGGCCGGCGCGAACCAGTGGGTAGCCAAGGGGGCGAGCGCGACGATTCCCGACGCGCACGATCCGGCCAAGAAGCGGCTGCCGACGATGTTGACCACCGACCTGGCGTTGCGCATGGACCCGGCCTATGAAAAAATCTCGCGGCGCTTCTTGGGGCATCCCGAGCAACTGGCCGAGGCGTTCGCCCGAGCCTGGTTCAAGTTGACGCATCGCGACATGGGTCCGCGTGCCCGATACCTGGGGCCGGAAGTTCCATCGGAAGAATTGATCTGGCAGGACCCGATTCCGGCGGCGAACCATCCGCCCGTCGATGCCAAGGACATTGCCGCGCTCAAGAGCAAGGTTCTGGCCGCCGGGCTGACGGTCTCGCAGTTGGTCTCGACCGCGTGGGCGGCGGCGTCGACGTATCGCGGCTCGGACAAGCGCGGCGGGGCGAACGGCGCGCGGATTCGCCTGGCCCCGCAAAAGGATTGGGCCGTCAACCAGCCTGCTCAACTGGCCCAGGTGTTGAAGAAGCTCGAGGAGATTCAAGCGGCGTTCAACGGCGCGCAATCCGGCGGCAAGCGCGTTTCGCTGGCCGATCTGATCGTGCTGGCCGGTTGCGCCGGTGTGGAGCAAGCGGCCAAGAACGCCGGCCACGAAGTGACGGTCCCGTTCACGCCGGGACGGATGGACGCTTCGGCCGCGCAAACCGACGTCGAATCGTTCGCCGTGCTCGAACCGATCGCCGATGGCTTCCGCAATTACTTGAAGGGGAAGTACACCGTGTCGGCCGAGGCATTGCTGGTCGATAAGGCCCAGTTGCTGACCCTGACCGCGCCCGAGATGACCGTGCTGGTCGGCGGCCTGCGGGTCTTGAACACGAACGTCGGCGGGGCCAAGCACGGCTTGTGGACCAAGCGGCCCGAGGCGCTGAGCAACGACTTCTTCGTACACCTGCTCGACATGCGAACCGAGTGGAAGCCGACGTCGCCGGCGGCCGACACGTTCGAGGGACGCGACCGCAAGACGGGAGAAGTCAAAGAGACCGGCACGCGGGTCGACCTGGTCTTTGGCTCGAACTCGCAGCTTCGTGCCCTAGCCGAAGTCTACGGCAGCGCCGACGCCGGCAAGAAGTTCGTTCAGGACTTCGTGGCCGCGTGGGACAAGGTGATGAATCTCGATCGGTTTGACTTGAGGTGA